The Oceanidesulfovibrio indonesiensis genome contains a region encoding:
- a CDS encoding class II fructose-bisphosphate aldolase produces MSKLDVKPTPEFEKALEIGRPPNVAALFPNSRALIVSGKVVDRAMLEKGKCMTIAVNGRSSFVVRGALRGAQRANAAIILEIARSEGGANAYCHVNLWNLAQHVNQIVNELGLTIPVAIHADHYGIKKPEDMAGAKAEIPSLFDSGVTSIAIDASHMPDDQNLLANIELRDYVPSWAGYETEVGEIKGKAGLSTPEEALFLIQGLNAHGIHPDWIALNNGTTHGLEAEGEGIQVELTRAIHDALAPYKVSGAQHGTSGNSYERLRQIAEQTRTTKANVATALQMVSWGVKVNEYGNAMLDDQGRFIKEPGKGVDDEIWAEMVAYADKQGWSGGNYKKLNLPFECRLLGQPREVRERMVQAVEDFVAALLTDVFHADGTADIACKLINEAGSFDLGPKGERIEDPAEWTTEKIRARAASMDVDKGPEGDFDD; encoded by the coding sequence ATGTCGAAGCTGGATGTGAAGCCCACCCCCGAGTTCGAGAAAGCACTCGAGATCGGCCGTCCGCCCAACGTGGCGGCCCTGTTTCCCAACTCCCGCGCGCTCATCGTGAGCGGAAAGGTCGTAGACCGCGCCATGCTCGAAAAGGGCAAGTGCATGACCATCGCGGTCAACGGCCGCAGTTCCTTCGTGGTCCGCGGCGCATTGCGCGGGGCACAGCGAGCCAACGCCGCGATCATTCTTGAAATCGCGCGTTCCGAGGGCGGCGCCAATGCCTATTGCCACGTGAACCTCTGGAACCTGGCGCAGCACGTGAACCAGATCGTCAACGAGCTCGGCCTGACTATTCCAGTGGCTATCCATGCCGACCACTACGGCATCAAGAAGCCCGAGGATATGGCCGGCGCCAAGGCCGAGATCCCATCATTGTTCGATTCGGGCGTGACCTCCATCGCAATCGACGCATCGCACATGCCCGACGACCAGAACCTGTTGGCCAACATCGAATTGCGGGACTACGTGCCGTCCTGGGCCGGGTACGAGACCGAAGTCGGCGAGATCAAGGGCAAGGCCGGCCTGTCCACGCCGGAAGAAGCGCTGTTCCTCATCCAGGGACTCAACGCCCACGGCATCCATCCGGACTGGATCGCCCTGAACAACGGCACCACCCACGGGCTGGAGGCCGAAGGCGAAGGCATCCAGGTGGAACTGACCCGCGCGATCCACGATGCGCTCGCGCCCTACAAGGTTTCCGGCGCTCAGCACGGCACCTCGGGCAACAGCTATGAGCGGCTCAGGCAGATCGCCGAGCAGACCCGCACCACCAAGGCTAACGTGGCCACCGCACTGCAGATGGTCTCCTGGGGCGTGAAGGTGAACGAGTACGGCAACGCCATGCTCGATGACCAGGGTCGTTTCATCAAGGAGCCCGGCAAAGGCGTGGACGATGAGATTTGGGCCGAGATGGTGGCCTACGCGGACAAGCAGGGCTGGTCCGGCGGCAACTACAAGAAGCTCAATCTGCCTTTCGAGTGTCGGCTGCTCGGCCAGCCGCGGGAAGTCCGCGAGCGCATGGTGCAGGCCGTGGAGGATTTTGTGGCCGCCCTGCTCACGGACGTGTTCCACGCCGACGGCACGGCCGACATCGCATGCAAGCTCATCAACGAAGCTGGCAGCTTCGACCTCGGCCCCAAGGGTGAGCGGATCGAGGACCCGGCCGAGTGGACCACGGAAAAGATTCGCGCCAGAGCGGCGTCCATGGATGTGGACAAGGGACCCGAAGGAGACTTCGACGATTAG
- a CDS encoding sulfide/dihydroorotate dehydrogenase-like FAD/NAD-binding protein, with the protein MIEISAPPARILAKERLIPGQTSKLVIDAPHIARKARPGNFVILRIAPEGERIPLTIADTDPEAGTVTIVYLVLGKTTAALEQLGEGDTILDLCGPLGKETHIEKVGTVICVGGGTGIAAMHHIAKGHHMAGNRVVAIVGARSENLLLFCDELESFCPELEICTDDGSCGHKGFVTDILQKRLEEDSEIGEVVAVGPVPMMAAVARVAKPFNVKTTVSLNSIMVDGIGMCGACRVTVGGETKFACVDGPEFDGLQVDFNELNKRLTAFKPQEAISYEEWKKSHGQ; encoded by the coding sequence ATGATCGAGATATCCGCCCCCCCTGCGAGAATCCTCGCCAAGGAACGGCTCATCCCCGGGCAGACGAGCAAGCTCGTCATCGATGCGCCGCACATCGCGCGCAAAGCCAGGCCCGGCAACTTCGTCATCCTGCGCATCGCGCCGGAAGGCGAACGCATACCGCTGACCATCGCGGACACCGACCCCGAAGCCGGCACCGTGACCATCGTCTACCTGGTGCTCGGCAAGACCACGGCAGCCCTCGAACAGCTCGGCGAAGGCGACACCATACTGGACCTCTGCGGCCCGCTCGGCAAAGAGACGCACATAGAAAAGGTCGGCACCGTCATCTGCGTGGGCGGCGGCACCGGCATCGCCGCCATGCACCACATCGCCAAGGGCCACCACATGGCCGGCAACCGCGTGGTCGCCATCGTAGGCGCGCGCAGCGAGAACCTGCTGCTCTTCTGCGACGAGTTGGAAAGCTTCTGCCCCGAACTGGAGATCTGCACGGACGACGGCAGCTGCGGACACAAGGGTTTCGTCACCGACATCCTCCAGAAGCGGCTGGAGGAGGATTCGGAGATCGGCGAGGTGGTCGCCGTGGGTCCTGTGCCCATGATGGCGGCCGTGGCCCGCGTGGCAAAGCCCTTCAACGTGAAGACCACGGTGAGCCTCAACTCCATCATGGTGGACGGCATCGGCATGTGCGGCGCCTGCCGCGTCACTGTGGGCGGGGAAACGAAATTCGCCTGCGTGGACGGCCCCGAGTTCGACGGCCTCCAGGTGGATTTCAATGAACTGAACAAGCGCCTCACCGCCTTCAAACCGCAGGAAGCGATCTCGTACGAGGAGTGGAAGAAGAGCCATGGCCAATAG